A single genomic interval of Festucalex cinctus isolate MCC-2025b chromosome 16, RoL_Fcin_1.0, whole genome shotgun sequence harbors:
- the LOC144003724 gene encoding F-box only protein 15-like isoform X1 → MSLLVPSSSSSVFLICAGAKPQPRNRAACIGRAPFGYSGRCSPVGRTEAPGFLSYLRRWHLEEPLLTTARENKYPSLVEGEEKREADILRGHPNQQTYCGANTRHQETRRNQTRECLCMVDCSLKTDLERLPPEILLKILSHLDAVSLLSLSHVNKHFRHLANDNATWHKLYMAYICWEVSKFRPTKYGEASAPADAQECPPGEWKKKYLWRMGGQEFCKWKKETRDFDPLTGLPQSMVHILRNMNVRWVLKLQDSWEKEVTLELGSVSVFKTSVMLYWGGTPMVRQSHIRSIRLCTVRKDADWCTLVCRTEDAPAHFLGKDRQVQVVFFPPAFIIGFWRGNGYVAFIMVSLHLDRLLERSLLGSPIGPYWDPEERLHNVSSPFATYSLHLGLHDAFSDIMLACFSQVTCKPGRGDRLELRPISRGDMPYHRALTGDIRLVWKCKELEGFLENCCMLTLTVDKEVYKPLWCVSTPVCFRPITVPQGGPSDDYVGGEHFQLVHHDARGLIKMTLVWHKKRQQMSIVNLAFACYFESSFVWVPGETSPEWNKTKRPPVTRPARILVPPLNPSISMLATAP, encoded by the exons tTTTTGATATGCGCCGGAGCAAAGCCCCAACCCCGGAACCGAGCCGCCTGCATCGGCCGCGCGCCTTTCGGCTACAGTGGGCGATGCTCACCCGTCGGGAGGACCGAGGCTCCGGGCTTCTTG AGCTACTTGCGGCGGTGGCATCTTGAAGAGCCGCTCTTGACGACTGCACGTGAGAACAAGTATCCGAGCTTGGTGGAGGGCGAGGAGAAGAGGGAGGCGGACATCCTCAGGGGTCACCCAAATCAGCAAACATATTGTGGAGCTAATACCAG ACACCAAGAAACAAGAAGAAACCAAACCAGGGAATGTTTATGCATGGTGGATTGTTCTTTGAAGACTGATTTGGAAAG GCTGCCACCCGAGATCCTGCTGAAGATCCTGTCTCATCTGGATGCCGTCTCGCTGCTCAGCCTCAGTCACGTGAACAAACACTTCCGCCACCTCGCCAATGACAA CGCCACGTGGCACAAGCTTTATATGGCCTACATATGCTGGGAAGTGTCGAAGTTCAGGCCGACCAAGTACGGCGAGGCGAGCGCGCCAGCGGACGCTCAGGAGTGCCCGCCGGGCGAATGGAAGAAGAAGTACCTGTGGAGGATGGGCGGGCAGGAGTTCTGCAAGTGGAAGAAGGAAACCCGAGACTTTGACCCCTTAACTGGCCTGCCGCAGAGCATGGTGCATATCCTGAG GAACATGAATGTGCGGTGGGTGTTGAAGCTGCAGGACAGCTGGGAGAAAGAGGTCACCCTGGAGCTGGGAAGTGTGTCCGTCTTCAAAACGTCCGTCATGCTGTATTGGGGCGGGACCCCCATGGTGCGGCAGTCTCATATCCGCAGCATCCGGCTGTGTACCGTGCGTAAGGATGCGGACTGGTGCACGCTGGTTTGCCGGACGGAGGACGCGCCTGCTCACTTCCTGGGGAAAGACAGGCAGGTCCAGGTTGTCTTTTTCCCGCCTGCTTTCATTATTGGCTTCTGGAGG GGTAATGGATATGTGGCCTTCATTATGGTCAGCCTGCACTTGGACAGACTGCTGGAGAGGAGTCTACTGGGATCTCCCATCGG TCCATACTGGGACCCCGAAGAGCGCTTGCATAACGTCTCGTCGCCGTTCGCCACGTACTCGCTGCATTTGGGCCTGCATGACGCATTCTCCGACATCATGTTGGCGTGCTTCAGTCAAGTCACTTGCAAGCCAG GTCGAGGCGACCGGCTGGAACTTCGGCCCATCAGCAGAGGCGATATGCCGTATCACCGCGCGCTGACTGGCGACATCCGTCTCGTATGGAAGTGCAAAGAGCTGGAAGGTTTCTTGGAG AATTGCTGCATGCTGACACTGACAGTGGATAAGGAGGTCTACAAGCCGCTGTGGTGTGTCAGCACGCCGGTCTGCTTCAGGCCCATCACAGTACCCCAAGGAGGCCCCTCCGACGACTACGTGGGTGGCGAGCACTTCCAGCTGGTCCACCACGATGCGCGCGGCCTAATTAAGATGACGCTGGTGTGGCATAAGAAGAGGCAGCAGATGTCCATCGTCAACCTGGCA tttGCTTGCTACTTTGAGTCCTCTTTTGTCTGGGTTCCTGGTGAAACTTCTCCTgagtggaacaaaacaaaacgtcctCCAGTGACACGTCCGGCCCGTATTCTGGTGCCACCGCTTAATCCTTCAATCAGCATGCTTGCGACGGCTCCTTAA
- the LOC144003724 gene encoding F-box only protein 15-like isoform X6, translating into MVDCSLKTDLERLPPEILLKILSHLDAVSLLSLSHVNKHFRHLANDNATWHKLYMAYICWEVSKFRPTKYGEASAPADAQECPPGEWKKKYLWRMGGQEFCKWKKETRDFDPLTGLPQSMVHILRNMNVRWVLKLQDSWEKEVTLELGSVSVFKTSVMLYWGGTPMVRQSHIRSIRLCTVRKDADWCTLVCRTEDAPAHFLGKDRQVQVVFFPPAFIIGFWRGNGYVAFIMVSLHLDRLLERSLLGSPIGPYWDPEERLHNVSSPFATYSLHLGLHDAFSDIMLACFSQVTCKPGRGDRLELRPISRGDMPYHRALTGDIRLVWKCKELEGFLENCCMLTLTVDKEVYKPLWCVSTPVCFRPITVPQGGPSDDYVGGEHFQLVHHDARGLIKMTLVWHKKRQQMSIVNLAFACYFESSFVWVPGETSPEWNKTKRPPVTRPARILVPPLNPSISMLATAP; encoded by the exons ATGGTGGATTGTTCTTTGAAGACTGATTTGGAAAG GCTGCCACCCGAGATCCTGCTGAAGATCCTGTCTCATCTGGATGCCGTCTCGCTGCTCAGCCTCAGTCACGTGAACAAACACTTCCGCCACCTCGCCAATGACAA CGCCACGTGGCACAAGCTTTATATGGCCTACATATGCTGGGAAGTGTCGAAGTTCAGGCCGACCAAGTACGGCGAGGCGAGCGCGCCAGCGGACGCTCAGGAGTGCCCGCCGGGCGAATGGAAGAAGAAGTACCTGTGGAGGATGGGCGGGCAGGAGTTCTGCAAGTGGAAGAAGGAAACCCGAGACTTTGACCCCTTAACTGGCCTGCCGCAGAGCATGGTGCATATCCTGAG GAACATGAATGTGCGGTGGGTGTTGAAGCTGCAGGACAGCTGGGAGAAAGAGGTCACCCTGGAGCTGGGAAGTGTGTCCGTCTTCAAAACGTCCGTCATGCTGTATTGGGGCGGGACCCCCATGGTGCGGCAGTCTCATATCCGCAGCATCCGGCTGTGTACCGTGCGTAAGGATGCGGACTGGTGCACGCTGGTTTGCCGGACGGAGGACGCGCCTGCTCACTTCCTGGGGAAAGACAGGCAGGTCCAGGTTGTCTTTTTCCCGCCTGCTTTCATTATTGGCTTCTGGAGG GGTAATGGATATGTGGCCTTCATTATGGTCAGCCTGCACTTGGACAGACTGCTGGAGAGGAGTCTACTGGGATCTCCCATCGG TCCATACTGGGACCCCGAAGAGCGCTTGCATAACGTCTCGTCGCCGTTCGCCACGTACTCGCTGCATTTGGGCCTGCATGACGCATTCTCCGACATCATGTTGGCGTGCTTCAGTCAAGTCACTTGCAAGCCAG GTCGAGGCGACCGGCTGGAACTTCGGCCCATCAGCAGAGGCGATATGCCGTATCACCGCGCGCTGACTGGCGACATCCGTCTCGTATGGAAGTGCAAAGAGCTGGAAGGTTTCTTGGAG AATTGCTGCATGCTGACACTGACAGTGGATAAGGAGGTCTACAAGCCGCTGTGGTGTGTCAGCACGCCGGTCTGCTTCAGGCCCATCACAGTACCCCAAGGAGGCCCCTCCGACGACTACGTGGGTGGCGAGCACTTCCAGCTGGTCCACCACGATGCGCGCGGCCTAATTAAGATGACGCTGGTGTGGCATAAGAAGAGGCAGCAGATGTCCATCGTCAACCTGGCA tttGCTTGCTACTTTGAGTCCTCTTTTGTCTGGGTTCCTGGTGAAACTTCTCCTgagtggaacaaaacaaaacgtcctCCAGTGACACGTCCGGCCCGTATTCTGGTGCCACCGCTTAATCCTTCAATCAGCATGCTTGCGACGGCTCCTTAA
- the LOC144003724 gene encoding F-box only protein 15-like isoform X2: MSLLVPSSSSSVFLICAGAKPQPRNRAACIGRAPFGYSGRCSPVGRTEAPGFLSYLRRWHLEEPLLTTARENKYPSLVEGEEKREADILRGHPNQQTYCGANTRHQETRRNQTRECLCMVDCSLKTDLERLPPEILLKILSHLDAVSLLSLSHVNKHFRHLANDNATWHKLYMAYICWEVSKFRPTKYGEASAPADAQECPPGEWKKKYLWRMGGQEFCKWKKETRDFDPLTGLPQSMVHILRNMNVRWVLKLQDSWEKEVTLELGSVSVFKTSVMLYWGGTPMVRQSHIRSIRLCTVRKDADWCTLVCRTEDAPAHFLGKDRQVQVVFFPPAFIIGFWRGNGYVAFIMVSLHLDRLLERSLLGSPIGPYWDPEERLHNVSSPFATYSLHLGLHDAFSDIMLACFSQVTCKPGRGDRLELRPISRGDMPYHRALTGDIRLVWKCKELEGFLENCCMLTLTVDKEVYKPLWCVSTPVCFRPITVPQGGPSDDYVGGEHFQLVHHDARGLIKMTLVWHKKRQQMSIVNLAVSVFARPQNSFLS, encoded by the exons tTTTTGATATGCGCCGGAGCAAAGCCCCAACCCCGGAACCGAGCCGCCTGCATCGGCCGCGCGCCTTTCGGCTACAGTGGGCGATGCTCACCCGTCGGGAGGACCGAGGCTCCGGGCTTCTTG AGCTACTTGCGGCGGTGGCATCTTGAAGAGCCGCTCTTGACGACTGCACGTGAGAACAAGTATCCGAGCTTGGTGGAGGGCGAGGAGAAGAGGGAGGCGGACATCCTCAGGGGTCACCCAAATCAGCAAACATATTGTGGAGCTAATACCAG ACACCAAGAAACAAGAAGAAACCAAACCAGGGAATGTTTATGCATGGTGGATTGTTCTTTGAAGACTGATTTGGAAAG GCTGCCACCCGAGATCCTGCTGAAGATCCTGTCTCATCTGGATGCCGTCTCGCTGCTCAGCCTCAGTCACGTGAACAAACACTTCCGCCACCTCGCCAATGACAA CGCCACGTGGCACAAGCTTTATATGGCCTACATATGCTGGGAAGTGTCGAAGTTCAGGCCGACCAAGTACGGCGAGGCGAGCGCGCCAGCGGACGCTCAGGAGTGCCCGCCGGGCGAATGGAAGAAGAAGTACCTGTGGAGGATGGGCGGGCAGGAGTTCTGCAAGTGGAAGAAGGAAACCCGAGACTTTGACCCCTTAACTGGCCTGCCGCAGAGCATGGTGCATATCCTGAG GAACATGAATGTGCGGTGGGTGTTGAAGCTGCAGGACAGCTGGGAGAAAGAGGTCACCCTGGAGCTGGGAAGTGTGTCCGTCTTCAAAACGTCCGTCATGCTGTATTGGGGCGGGACCCCCATGGTGCGGCAGTCTCATATCCGCAGCATCCGGCTGTGTACCGTGCGTAAGGATGCGGACTGGTGCACGCTGGTTTGCCGGACGGAGGACGCGCCTGCTCACTTCCTGGGGAAAGACAGGCAGGTCCAGGTTGTCTTTTTCCCGCCTGCTTTCATTATTGGCTTCTGGAGG GGTAATGGATATGTGGCCTTCATTATGGTCAGCCTGCACTTGGACAGACTGCTGGAGAGGAGTCTACTGGGATCTCCCATCGG TCCATACTGGGACCCCGAAGAGCGCTTGCATAACGTCTCGTCGCCGTTCGCCACGTACTCGCTGCATTTGGGCCTGCATGACGCATTCTCCGACATCATGTTGGCGTGCTTCAGTCAAGTCACTTGCAAGCCAG GTCGAGGCGACCGGCTGGAACTTCGGCCCATCAGCAGAGGCGATATGCCGTATCACCGCGCGCTGACTGGCGACATCCGTCTCGTATGGAAGTGCAAAGAGCTGGAAGGTTTCTTGGAG AATTGCTGCATGCTGACACTGACAGTGGATAAGGAGGTCTACAAGCCGCTGTGGTGTGTCAGCACGCCGGTCTGCTTCAGGCCCATCACAGTACCCCAAGGAGGCCCCTCCGACGACTACGTGGGTGGCGAGCACTTCCAGCTGGTCCACCACGATGCGCGCGGCCTAATTAAGATGACGCTGGTGTGGCATAAGAAGAGGCAGCAGATGTCCATCGTCAACCTGGCAGTCAGTGTGTTCGCCCGCCCACAAAATTCTTTTCTTTCATGA
- the LOC144003724 gene encoding F-box only protein 15-like isoform X3, with amino-acid sequence MSLLVPSSSSSVSYLRRWHLEEPLLTTARENKYPSLVEGEEKREADILRGHPNQQTYCGANTRHQETRRNQTRECLCMVDCSLKTDLERLPPEILLKILSHLDAVSLLSLSHVNKHFRHLANDNATWHKLYMAYICWEVSKFRPTKYGEASAPADAQECPPGEWKKKYLWRMGGQEFCKWKKETRDFDPLTGLPQSMVHILRNMNVRWVLKLQDSWEKEVTLELGSVSVFKTSVMLYWGGTPMVRQSHIRSIRLCTVRKDADWCTLVCRTEDAPAHFLGKDRQVQVVFFPPAFIIGFWRGNGYVAFIMVSLHLDRLLERSLLGSPIGPYWDPEERLHNVSSPFATYSLHLGLHDAFSDIMLACFSQVTCKPGRGDRLELRPISRGDMPYHRALTGDIRLVWKCKELEGFLENCCMLTLTVDKEVYKPLWCVSTPVCFRPITVPQGGPSDDYVGGEHFQLVHHDARGLIKMTLVWHKKRQQMSIVNLAFACYFESSFVWVPGETSPEWNKTKRPPVTRPARILVPPLNPSISMLATAP; translated from the exons AGCTACTTGCGGCGGTGGCATCTTGAAGAGCCGCTCTTGACGACTGCACGTGAGAACAAGTATCCGAGCTTGGTGGAGGGCGAGGAGAAGAGGGAGGCGGACATCCTCAGGGGTCACCCAAATCAGCAAACATATTGTGGAGCTAATACCAG ACACCAAGAAACAAGAAGAAACCAAACCAGGGAATGTTTATGCATGGTGGATTGTTCTTTGAAGACTGATTTGGAAAG GCTGCCACCCGAGATCCTGCTGAAGATCCTGTCTCATCTGGATGCCGTCTCGCTGCTCAGCCTCAGTCACGTGAACAAACACTTCCGCCACCTCGCCAATGACAA CGCCACGTGGCACAAGCTTTATATGGCCTACATATGCTGGGAAGTGTCGAAGTTCAGGCCGACCAAGTACGGCGAGGCGAGCGCGCCAGCGGACGCTCAGGAGTGCCCGCCGGGCGAATGGAAGAAGAAGTACCTGTGGAGGATGGGCGGGCAGGAGTTCTGCAAGTGGAAGAAGGAAACCCGAGACTTTGACCCCTTAACTGGCCTGCCGCAGAGCATGGTGCATATCCTGAG GAACATGAATGTGCGGTGGGTGTTGAAGCTGCAGGACAGCTGGGAGAAAGAGGTCACCCTGGAGCTGGGAAGTGTGTCCGTCTTCAAAACGTCCGTCATGCTGTATTGGGGCGGGACCCCCATGGTGCGGCAGTCTCATATCCGCAGCATCCGGCTGTGTACCGTGCGTAAGGATGCGGACTGGTGCACGCTGGTTTGCCGGACGGAGGACGCGCCTGCTCACTTCCTGGGGAAAGACAGGCAGGTCCAGGTTGTCTTTTTCCCGCCTGCTTTCATTATTGGCTTCTGGAGG GGTAATGGATATGTGGCCTTCATTATGGTCAGCCTGCACTTGGACAGACTGCTGGAGAGGAGTCTACTGGGATCTCCCATCGG TCCATACTGGGACCCCGAAGAGCGCTTGCATAACGTCTCGTCGCCGTTCGCCACGTACTCGCTGCATTTGGGCCTGCATGACGCATTCTCCGACATCATGTTGGCGTGCTTCAGTCAAGTCACTTGCAAGCCAG GTCGAGGCGACCGGCTGGAACTTCGGCCCATCAGCAGAGGCGATATGCCGTATCACCGCGCGCTGACTGGCGACATCCGTCTCGTATGGAAGTGCAAAGAGCTGGAAGGTTTCTTGGAG AATTGCTGCATGCTGACACTGACAGTGGATAAGGAGGTCTACAAGCCGCTGTGGTGTGTCAGCACGCCGGTCTGCTTCAGGCCCATCACAGTACCCCAAGGAGGCCCCTCCGACGACTACGTGGGTGGCGAGCACTTCCAGCTGGTCCACCACGATGCGCGCGGCCTAATTAAGATGACGCTGGTGTGGCATAAGAAGAGGCAGCAGATGTCCATCGTCAACCTGGCA tttGCTTGCTACTTTGAGTCCTCTTTTGTCTGGGTTCCTGGTGAAACTTCTCCTgagtggaacaaaacaaaacgtcctCCAGTGACACGTCCGGCCCGTATTCTGGTGCCACCGCTTAATCCTTCAATCAGCATGCTTGCGACGGCTCCTTAA
- the LOC144003724 gene encoding F-box only protein 15-like isoform X5, with product MSLLVPSSSSSVFLICAGAKPQPRNRAACIGRAPFGYSGRCSPVGRTEAPGFLSYLRRWHLEEPLLTTARENKYPSLVEGEEKREADILRGHPNQQTYCGANTRHQETRRNQTRECLCMVDCSLKTDLERLPPEILLKILSHLDAVSLLSLSHVNKHFRHLANDNATWHKLYMAYICWEVSKFRPTKYGEASAPADAQECPPGEWKKKYLWRMGGQEFCKWKKETRDFDPLTGLPQSMVHILRNMNVRWVLKLQDSWEKEVTLELGSVSVFKTSVMLYWGGTPMVRQSHIRSIRLCTVRKDADWCTLVCRTEDAPAHFLGKDRQVQVVFFPPAFIIGFWRGNGYVAFIMVSLHLDRLLERSLLGSPIGPYWDPEERLHNVSSPFATYSLHLGLHDAFSDIMLACFSQVTCKPGRGDRLELRPISRGDMPYHRALTGDIRLVWKCKELEGFLENCCMLTLTVDKEVYKPLWCVSTPVCFRPITVPQGGPSDDYVGGEHFQLVHHDARGLIKMTLVWHKKRQQMSIVNLA from the exons tTTTTGATATGCGCCGGAGCAAAGCCCCAACCCCGGAACCGAGCCGCCTGCATCGGCCGCGCGCCTTTCGGCTACAGTGGGCGATGCTCACCCGTCGGGAGGACCGAGGCTCCGGGCTTCTTG AGCTACTTGCGGCGGTGGCATCTTGAAGAGCCGCTCTTGACGACTGCACGTGAGAACAAGTATCCGAGCTTGGTGGAGGGCGAGGAGAAGAGGGAGGCGGACATCCTCAGGGGTCACCCAAATCAGCAAACATATTGTGGAGCTAATACCAG ACACCAAGAAACAAGAAGAAACCAAACCAGGGAATGTTTATGCATGGTGGATTGTTCTTTGAAGACTGATTTGGAAAG GCTGCCACCCGAGATCCTGCTGAAGATCCTGTCTCATCTGGATGCCGTCTCGCTGCTCAGCCTCAGTCACGTGAACAAACACTTCCGCCACCTCGCCAATGACAA CGCCACGTGGCACAAGCTTTATATGGCCTACATATGCTGGGAAGTGTCGAAGTTCAGGCCGACCAAGTACGGCGAGGCGAGCGCGCCAGCGGACGCTCAGGAGTGCCCGCCGGGCGAATGGAAGAAGAAGTACCTGTGGAGGATGGGCGGGCAGGAGTTCTGCAAGTGGAAGAAGGAAACCCGAGACTTTGACCCCTTAACTGGCCTGCCGCAGAGCATGGTGCATATCCTGAG GAACATGAATGTGCGGTGGGTGTTGAAGCTGCAGGACAGCTGGGAGAAAGAGGTCACCCTGGAGCTGGGAAGTGTGTCCGTCTTCAAAACGTCCGTCATGCTGTATTGGGGCGGGACCCCCATGGTGCGGCAGTCTCATATCCGCAGCATCCGGCTGTGTACCGTGCGTAAGGATGCGGACTGGTGCACGCTGGTTTGCCGGACGGAGGACGCGCCTGCTCACTTCCTGGGGAAAGACAGGCAGGTCCAGGTTGTCTTTTTCCCGCCTGCTTTCATTATTGGCTTCTGGAGG GGTAATGGATATGTGGCCTTCATTATGGTCAGCCTGCACTTGGACAGACTGCTGGAGAGGAGTCTACTGGGATCTCCCATCGG TCCATACTGGGACCCCGAAGAGCGCTTGCATAACGTCTCGTCGCCGTTCGCCACGTACTCGCTGCATTTGGGCCTGCATGACGCATTCTCCGACATCATGTTGGCGTGCTTCAGTCAAGTCACTTGCAAGCCAG GTCGAGGCGACCGGCTGGAACTTCGGCCCATCAGCAGAGGCGATATGCCGTATCACCGCGCGCTGACTGGCGACATCCGTCTCGTATGGAAGTGCAAAGAGCTGGAAGGTTTCTTGGAG AATTGCTGCATGCTGACACTGACAGTGGATAAGGAGGTCTACAAGCCGCTGTGGTGTGTCAGCACGCCGGTCTGCTTCAGGCCCATCACAGTACCCCAAGGAGGCCCCTCCGACGACTACGTGGGTGGCGAGCACTTCCAGCTGGTCCACCACGATGCGCGCGGCCTAATTAAGATGACGCTGGTGTGGCATAAGAAGAGGCAGCAGATGTCCATCGTCAACCTGGCA TGA
- the LOC144003724 gene encoding F-box only protein 15-like isoform X4 produces the protein MSLLVPSSSSSVFLICAGAKPQPRNRAACIGRAPFGYSGRCSPVGRTEAPGFLSYLRRWHLEEPLLTTARENKYPSLVEGEEKREADILRGHPNQQTYCGANTRHQETRRNQTRECLCMVDCSLKTDLERLPPEILLKILSHLDAVSLLSLSHVNKHFRHLANDNATWHKLYMAYICWEVSKFRPTKYGEASAPADAQECPPGEWKKKYLWRMGGQEFCKWKKETRDFDPLTGLPQSMVHILRNMNVRWVLKLQDSWEKEVTLELGSVSVFKTSVMLYWGGTPMVRQSHIRSIRLCTVRKDADWCTLVCRTEDAPAHFLGKDRQVQVVFFPPAFIIGFWRGNGYVAFIMVSLHLDRLLERSLLGSPIGPYWDPEERLHNVSSPFATYSLHLGLHDAFSDIMLACFSQVTCKPGRGDRLELRPISRGDMPYHRALTGDIRLVWKCKELEGFLENCCMLTLTVDKEVYKPLWCVSTPVCFRPITVPQGGPSDDYVGGEHFQLVHHDARGLIKMTLVWHKKRQQMSIVNLAVICLLL, from the exons tTTTTGATATGCGCCGGAGCAAAGCCCCAACCCCGGAACCGAGCCGCCTGCATCGGCCGCGCGCCTTTCGGCTACAGTGGGCGATGCTCACCCGTCGGGAGGACCGAGGCTCCGGGCTTCTTG AGCTACTTGCGGCGGTGGCATCTTGAAGAGCCGCTCTTGACGACTGCACGTGAGAACAAGTATCCGAGCTTGGTGGAGGGCGAGGAGAAGAGGGAGGCGGACATCCTCAGGGGTCACCCAAATCAGCAAACATATTGTGGAGCTAATACCAG ACACCAAGAAACAAGAAGAAACCAAACCAGGGAATGTTTATGCATGGTGGATTGTTCTTTGAAGACTGATTTGGAAAG GCTGCCACCCGAGATCCTGCTGAAGATCCTGTCTCATCTGGATGCCGTCTCGCTGCTCAGCCTCAGTCACGTGAACAAACACTTCCGCCACCTCGCCAATGACAA CGCCACGTGGCACAAGCTTTATATGGCCTACATATGCTGGGAAGTGTCGAAGTTCAGGCCGACCAAGTACGGCGAGGCGAGCGCGCCAGCGGACGCTCAGGAGTGCCCGCCGGGCGAATGGAAGAAGAAGTACCTGTGGAGGATGGGCGGGCAGGAGTTCTGCAAGTGGAAGAAGGAAACCCGAGACTTTGACCCCTTAACTGGCCTGCCGCAGAGCATGGTGCATATCCTGAG GAACATGAATGTGCGGTGGGTGTTGAAGCTGCAGGACAGCTGGGAGAAAGAGGTCACCCTGGAGCTGGGAAGTGTGTCCGTCTTCAAAACGTCCGTCATGCTGTATTGGGGCGGGACCCCCATGGTGCGGCAGTCTCATATCCGCAGCATCCGGCTGTGTACCGTGCGTAAGGATGCGGACTGGTGCACGCTGGTTTGCCGGACGGAGGACGCGCCTGCTCACTTCCTGGGGAAAGACAGGCAGGTCCAGGTTGTCTTTTTCCCGCCTGCTTTCATTATTGGCTTCTGGAGG GGTAATGGATATGTGGCCTTCATTATGGTCAGCCTGCACTTGGACAGACTGCTGGAGAGGAGTCTACTGGGATCTCCCATCGG TCCATACTGGGACCCCGAAGAGCGCTTGCATAACGTCTCGTCGCCGTTCGCCACGTACTCGCTGCATTTGGGCCTGCATGACGCATTCTCCGACATCATGTTGGCGTGCTTCAGTCAAGTCACTTGCAAGCCAG GTCGAGGCGACCGGCTGGAACTTCGGCCCATCAGCAGAGGCGATATGCCGTATCACCGCGCGCTGACTGGCGACATCCGTCTCGTATGGAAGTGCAAAGAGCTGGAAGGTTTCTTGGAG AATTGCTGCATGCTGACACTGACAGTGGATAAGGAGGTCTACAAGCCGCTGTGGTGTGTCAGCACGCCGGTCTGCTTCAGGCCCATCACAGTACCCCAAGGAGGCCCCTCCGACGACTACGTGGGTGGCGAGCACTTCCAGCTGGTCCACCACGATGCGCGCGGCCTAATTAAGATGACGCTGGTGTGGCATAAGAAGAGGCAGCAGATGTCCATCGTCAACCTGGCAGTCA tttGCTTGCTACTTTGA